The following proteins are encoded in a genomic region of Sorangiineae bacterium MSr12523:
- a CDS encoding ferritin-like domain-containing protein: MSMRANHSAASLSALFLSVVGPIPLLAAASCGSDPAPENRAPEPTIDHSVMTENACASDARRLEGVRAGNPVDYLALRRNNGTRDPEVFTSEGTACANAGDQATCMQTLASIRETTGFPERFCGPCSSVNTYLVYTRRDEVGSVTSLDALATFLRPVRDAKTAAFLVRQHGYDLACSEQARNARASGDGFDILAGTGDGCGSGQDIKEHILHVSKDGQVTLQQTVLVKAADPNCASGRRPEGFVLTGPSDDASPLGRFFAEAAELEAASVPAFLRLAEELAHHGAPAALVQRAREAARDEIRHTAMMTSLARRFGAEPSVPEVPHRPVRGLFEIALENAIEGCVHETYAALQATHQARHASDPHIRKIMRRIAKDETQHSALAWNVAAWVEPLLSDEECAHIDRVRCEVAAFLLKGVAEPHPDVVRIAGAPSQAEASRLLDAVAGELWPGSHRAQMA, from the coding sequence GTTGGGCCGATTCCTCTTCTAGCGGCAGCATCGTGCGGCTCCGATCCTGCACCGGAAAACCGTGCGCCCGAGCCCACGATCGACCACTCCGTCATGACGGAGAATGCGTGCGCGTCGGATGCGCGGCGGCTCGAGGGTGTCCGGGCGGGCAATCCGGTCGACTACCTCGCGCTTCGCCGTAACAACGGTACGCGCGATCCCGAAGTCTTCACCTCGGAGGGCACGGCCTGTGCGAACGCCGGCGATCAGGCAACGTGCATGCAGACCCTTGCCAGCATCCGCGAAACGACGGGGTTTCCGGAGCGATTCTGCGGTCCCTGTTCATCGGTCAACACGTACCTGGTGTACACGAGGCGCGACGAAGTTGGCTCGGTTACCTCACTCGATGCCTTGGCAACATTTCTTCGGCCCGTGCGCGATGCAAAGACGGCGGCGTTTCTCGTTCGCCAACATGGATATGACCTCGCCTGCTCCGAGCAGGCTCGCAACGCGCGCGCGTCCGGCGATGGGTTCGATATTCTCGCCGGGACGGGTGACGGTTGCGGGTCAGGTCAGGATATCAAGGAGCACATCCTCCACGTGAGCAAGGATGGGCAGGTCACCTTGCAGCAAACGGTCCTCGTCAAGGCGGCCGATCCGAATTGTGCATCCGGCCGCAGACCCGAAGGATTCGTGCTCACGGGTCCGTCGGACGATGCGAGTCCATTGGGCCGCTTCTTCGCGGAGGCCGCGGAGCTCGAAGCGGCATCGGTGCCGGCGTTCCTTCGCTTGGCCGAGGAGCTCGCGCACCACGGCGCACCCGCGGCACTCGTGCAGCGTGCGCGTGAGGCCGCCCGTGACGAAATCCGTCACACGGCCATGATGACGTCCCTCGCGCGCCGATTTGGTGCCGAGCCCTCCGTGCCCGAGGTCCCGCATCGTCCCGTGCGCGGCCTCTTCGAAATTGCGCTCGAGAATGCCATTGAAGGCTGCGTGCACGAGACGTACGCCGCGTTGCAGGCGACGCATCAAGCGCGGCACGCCAGCGATCCCCATATCCGCAAGATCATGAGGCGCATTGCCAAAGACGAAACGCAGCACAGTGCGCTCGCATGGAACGTCGCCGCCTGGGTCGAGCCGCTGCTCTCCGACGAAGAATGTGCCCATATCGACCGCGTGCGGTGTGAAGTTGCTGCTTTTCTCCTAAAAGGCGTTGCGGAACCGCACCCCGATGTCGTGCGCATCGCCGGCGCTCCATCGCAGGCAGAGGCCTCGCGTCTACTCGACGCCGTGGCCGGTGAGCTATGGCCAGGATCCCATCGGGCGCAAATGGCATGA